One window of the Kallotenue papyrolyticum genome contains the following:
- a CDS encoding allantoate amidohydrolase, with amino-acid sequence MTTLAAARRIMQRCALLASCSEEASCLTRPYGSQALLRAQALVADWMRDAGMQVRRDSVGNLIGRYDGERDARALLLGSHLDSVRDAGAFDGPLGVLLALACVERLEARARRLPFALEVIAFADEEGLRFHTAYLGSSALAGAFDTAWLRRRDSAGVALAEAVRAMGGDPAAIAAAARRPEELLGYLEAHIEQGPLLETLGLPVGVVTGIQAQSRCELCFTGQAGHAGTLPMAHRRDALCAAAELVLAAEALARSEAGLVATVGQLTVAPGASNVVPGQVRFSLDVRHADDGILARAVAALEAEAARIAARRGVALEWVCGQVTPAVTCAPELTVLLEAAIAAQGLAAPRLASGAGHDAVMLARITPVAMLFVRCAGGVSHHPAEAVALEDVAVALAVLEEVLERLAKQHAAEAGV; translated from the coding sequence ATGACCACGCTCGCTGCTGCGCGCCGGATCATGCAGCGCTGCGCGCTGCTGGCCAGTTGCAGCGAAGAGGCCAGCTGCCTGACACGGCCTTACGGCAGCCAGGCGCTGTTGCGGGCGCAGGCGCTGGTGGCCGACTGGATGCGCGACGCCGGCATGCAGGTGCGCCGCGACAGCGTCGGCAATCTGATCGGGCGCTATGACGGCGAGCGCGATGCGCGCGCGCTGCTGCTCGGCTCGCATCTCGACTCGGTACGCGACGCAGGCGCGTTCGACGGTCCGCTGGGCGTGCTGCTGGCGCTGGCCTGCGTTGAGCGCCTGGAGGCGCGCGCTCGTCGCCTCCCCTTTGCGCTCGAGGTGATCGCCTTTGCCGACGAGGAGGGGCTGCGTTTCCACACCGCCTACCTGGGGAGCAGCGCGCTGGCGGGCGCGTTCGACACAGCCTGGCTCCGGCGACGCGACAGCGCCGGCGTCGCACTAGCCGAAGCGGTGCGTGCCATGGGCGGCGATCCGGCAGCCATCGCTGCCGCTGCGCGACGGCCCGAGGAGCTGCTGGGCTATCTCGAAGCGCACATCGAGCAGGGACCGCTGCTTGAGACGCTCGGCCTGCCGGTTGGCGTCGTGACCGGCATCCAGGCGCAGAGTCGCTGCGAGCTCTGCTTCACGGGCCAGGCCGGCCATGCCGGCACGCTGCCAATGGCTCACCGCCGCGACGCGCTCTGTGCCGCTGCCGAACTGGTGTTGGCGGCGGAGGCATTGGCTCGCAGCGAAGCCGGACTGGTGGCGACCGTCGGCCAGCTCACGGTTGCACCGGGCGCGAGCAACGTCGTTCCGGGTCAGGTCCGGTTCAGCCTGGACGTGCGCCATGCCGATGATGGCATCCTGGCGCGCGCGGTGGCTGCGCTTGAGGCCGAGGCGGCGCGCATCGCCGCGCGGCGTGGCGTGGCTTTGGAGTGGGTCTGTGGGCAGGTCACGCCGGCGGTTACCTGCGCGCCGGAGCTGACCGTGCTGCTGGAAGCGGCAATCGCCGCGCAGGGATTGGCTGCGCCGCGCCTGGCCAGTGGCGCGGGTCACGACGCGGTGATGCTGGCGCGCATCACGCCGGTGGCGATGTTGTTCGTGCGCTGCGCGGGCGGCGTCAGTCATCATCCTGCTGAAGCGGTGGCGCTGGAGGATGTGGCCGTGGCGCTGGCAGTGCTGGAGGAGGTGCTGGAGCGTCTGGCAAAGCAACATGCGGCGGAGGCAGGCGTATGA
- a CDS encoding caspase family protein — MTIKALLVGINAYPRIPLRGCLNDIANTNAILQQRVGGTGAMIRVLRDADATRSAIEAGLEWLAQPDAAAAVRLFHFSGHGTYVLDQDGDEPDGRDEAIVPYDYERAGAMTDDVLRQRADAFGRDVHLVVIMDCCHSGTITRVLEEDIIYRFLPNSFEEERQFDAAAQRVRERRDRYVMEQVRDLRGRAVDDEEWERRVREAMAHFDKRHFGLDKLRGNVVLLSACRADQTAADARIGNDYHGAFTYYLNEVVSQAGSAITYYALIEQVGQRLYHNKFAQVPQLECSLRHRQSVFLGAGA, encoded by the coding sequence ATGACGATCAAAGCATTGCTGGTCGGGATCAACGCCTATCCGCGCATACCGCTCAGAGGCTGCCTTAACGACATCGCCAACACCAACGCGATCCTGCAACAGCGGGTTGGTGGAACCGGCGCGATGATCCGTGTGCTACGCGACGCTGACGCCACACGCAGCGCGATCGAAGCCGGCCTGGAATGGCTGGCGCAGCCCGATGCTGCCGCAGCGGTGCGCCTCTTCCACTTTTCCGGACACGGCACCTATGTGCTCGATCAGGACGGCGATGAACCGGATGGGCGGGATGAAGCCATCGTGCCCTACGATTACGAACGCGCCGGTGCTATGACGGATGATGTTCTGCGCCAGCGCGCTGATGCCTTCGGTCGCGACGTACACCTGGTAGTGATCATGGACTGCTGCCATTCGGGCACGATCACACGGGTGCTCGAGGAGGACATCATCTACCGCTTTCTTCCTAACAGCTTCGAAGAAGAGCGCCAGTTCGACGCGGCCGCGCAGCGCGTCCGCGAACGACGCGACCGCTATGTCATGGAGCAGGTGCGCGATCTGCGGGGTCGAGCGGTGGACGACGAAGAATGGGAACGCCGCGTGCGCGAGGCTATGGCGCACTTCGATAAGCGCCATTTCGGCCTCGATAAGCTGCGTGGCAACGTCGTGCTGCTGTCCGCCTGCCGCGCCGATCAGACTGCCGCTGATGCCCGCATCGGCAACGACTACCATGGCGCCTTTACCTACTATTTGAATGAGGTGGTAAGTCAGGCGGGCAGTGCGATCACCTACTACGCGCTGATCGAGCAGGTGGGTCAGCGCCTCTACCACAACAAGTTTGCGCAGGTTCCGCAGCTTGAGTGCAGCCTGCGCCATCGTCAGAGCGTATTCCTGGGCGCGGGCGCATAG
- the uraH gene encoding hydroxyisourate hydrolase, whose translation MPGRLTTHVLDTAQGRPAAGVTIEVWRCGASAAERVLLATLRTNADGRTDAPLLEGEQLRAGAYELVFLVGAYFATQPVECSDPPFLDRVPVRFAIADADAHYHVPLLVSPWSYTTYRGS comes from the coding sequence ATGCCTGGCCGTCTAACAACGCATGTACTGGACACGGCGCAGGGCCGCCCGGCAGCCGGGGTGACGATCGAGGTGTGGCGCTGCGGCGCGTCCGCAGCGGAGCGCGTGCTGCTGGCCACGCTTCGCACCAACGCAGATGGCCGCACCGACGCGCCGCTGCTGGAGGGCGAGCAGCTGCGCGCAGGGGCATATGAGCTGGTGTTTCTGGTAGGCGCCTACTTCGCAACGCAACCGGTGGAGTGCTCCGATCCGCCCTTTCTAGATCGCGTGCCGGTGCGCTTCGCCATCGCCGATGCCGACGCGCACTACCATGTGCCGCTGCTGGTCTCGCCCTGGTCCTACACCACCTACCGCGGGAGTTGA
- the pucL gene encoding factor-independent urate hydroxylase: MPTTISYGKLNVPLYRTYARPLDRSMAVPESGFTGRSNVLFAAEIDVEVFGDNFLAAYTEGDNRHVVATDSMKNFILRQALAFEGATLEELIDLLGRRLLARYEVMQAVRVTGRALPFAPARLPHGELSDVLYRYVPGDYATASLAFERNGADIRLTDHECGWCDLRLLKVTGSAFTRFVRDEYTTLPERGDRPLFIRLDLHWRYRDVADMLDRTRGHYIAPEQMRDIVQTVFHEFVSESIQHLVYEIGSRVLRRCPYLGEVRFAAQNHTPDPVAESEDDPRVKVYSAPFPAFGLIKLRLAADEHNA; encoded by the coding sequence GTGCCCACCACGATCAGCTACGGCAAGCTCAACGTCCCGCTCTACCGCACCTATGCCCGTCCACTTGACAGAAGCATGGCCGTGCCCGAGTCCGGCTTCACCGGGCGCAGCAACGTGCTGTTCGCCGCCGAGATCGATGTCGAGGTCTTCGGCGACAACTTCCTGGCGGCCTATACCGAGGGCGACAACCGCCATGTCGTGGCGACCGACAGCATGAAAAACTTCATTCTGCGCCAGGCGCTGGCCTTCGAGGGCGCGACGCTAGAAGAGCTGATCGATCTACTGGGACGGAGGCTGCTGGCGCGCTACGAGGTCATGCAGGCCGTGCGCGTCACCGGGCGAGCGCTGCCCTTTGCGCCGGCGCGGCTGCCTCACGGCGAGTTGAGCGATGTGTTGTACCGCTACGTGCCGGGCGATTATGCCACGGCAAGCCTTGCCTTCGAGCGCAACGGCGCAGATATCCGGCTGACCGATCACGAGTGTGGCTGGTGTGACCTGCGGCTGCTCAAGGTCACCGGCAGCGCCTTCACACGCTTTGTACGCGATGAATACACCACCCTGCCGGAGCGCGGCGACCGTCCGCTCTTTATTCGTCTCGATCTGCACTGGCGCTACCGCGACGTGGCCGACATGCTCGATCGCACGCGTGGCCACTACATCGCGCCGGAGCAGATGCGCGACATCGTGCAGACCGTGTTTCACGAGTTCGTCAGCGAGTCGATCCAGCATCTGGTATATGAGATCGGCAGCCGCGTGCTGCGACGCTGCCCCTACCTGGGCGAGGTGCGCTTTGCAGCGCAGAATCACACCCCCGATCCGGTTGCCGAGTCCGAAGACGATCCGCGGGTCAAAGTGTATAGCGCGCCGTTTCCGGCCTTTGGCCTGATCAAGTTGCGCCTGGCCGCCGATGAACACAATGCCTGA
- the uraD gene encoding 2-oxo-4-hydroxy-4-carboxy-5-ureidoimidazoline decarboxylase codes for MQSPLTLAEINALDQAQFVAHFGAVFEHAPWVAAAAWQRRPFADLDALHRAMVEVVAAAPPAQQEALIRAHPDLAGTAALAGEVTSASAREQAGAGLNALTPAEYARFTQLNRAYHERFGFPFIICVREHTKASILAAFAARLHHDRPTEIAIALTEIAKIARLRLQDLIAPAPPA; via the coding sequence ATGCAGTCACCGCTCACACTCGCCGAGATCAACGCCCTGGATCAGGCGCAGTTCGTTGCCCACTTCGGCGCTGTGTTCGAACACGCGCCCTGGGTTGCTGCGGCGGCCTGGCAGCGCCGCCCCTTTGCCGATCTGGACGCGCTGCATCGCGCTATGGTCGAGGTGGTGGCCGCCGCCCCGCCGGCGCAGCAGGAGGCACTGATTCGCGCCCATCCCGATCTGGCGGGCACGGCGGCGCTGGCGGGCGAGGTAACCTCTGCATCGGCGCGCGAACAGGCCGGCGCCGGATTGAACGCGCTGACGCCTGCGGAGTATGCCCGCTTCACACAGCTCAACCGCGCCTACCACGAGCGCTTCGGCTTTCCCTTCATCATCTGCGTGCGCGAGCACACCAAAGCCAGCATCCTGGCAGCCTTCGCCGCGCGGCTGCACCACGATCGACCCACCGAGATCGCCATAGCTCTGACCGAGATCGCCAAGATCGCGCGGCTACGTTTGCAGGACCTGATCGCGCCGGCGCCTCCGGCCTGA